Proteins from a single region of Chryseobacterium sp. T16E-39:
- the rho gene encoding transcription termination factor Rho, giving the protein MFNIETLRSKSVTELTKILKDLGVKVARNSTENDKIFAVLDFQASNPKVTKDYFNTTESSMNTEDKEVEKEIKAPAKKAAPKRTVKPKTEVKAPTETIENAEEKIEEKEIVAETPRQEEVTASATEENLTSQQAQAKKKRKRVLPNPNTTEASAQERTEVQKNTETQKSASTEEKPGNSPGQARPQKGHNHPQNGGNSHKNQNPNQNQNSNQGNNQNQGQNQNQGHNQNQNQNRHSDKQEEHHESKKEFHFDGMVSIEGVLEILPDNYGFLRSSDFSYISSPDDVYVSTAQIRNFGLKTGDTVKGIVRLPKEGEKYFSLLKPTEVNGRDLAFIKDRVAFEYLTPLFPEEKFNLTGSNSTISTRIVDLFAPIGKGQRAMIVAQPKTGKTMLLKDIANSIAANHPEVYMMVLLIDERPEEVTDMERSVNAEVIASTFDEAAEKHVKVANLVLAKAQRMVECGHDVVILLDSITRLARAYNTVTPASGKVLSGGVDANALHKPKRFFGAARKIEGGGSLTIIATALIDTGSKMDEVIFEEFKGTGNMELQLDRKIANRRIYPAIDLVSSSTRRDDLLLDEVTSQRMWIFRKYLSEMNPVEAMEFVNKNIKGTLNNEEFLMSMNR; this is encoded by the coding sequence ATGTTTAACATTGAAACGTTAAGGTCAAAATCCGTAACGGAATTGACTAAAATCTTAAAGGATTTAGGCGTTAAAGTTGCAAGAAATAGCACTGAAAATGATAAAATTTTTGCTGTTCTTGATTTTCAAGCTTCTAACCCTAAAGTTACAAAAGATTATTTCAACACCACAGAAAGCAGTATGAATACTGAAGACAAAGAGGTGGAGAAAGAAATTAAAGCCCCTGCCAAGAAAGCTGCTCCCAAGAGAACGGTAAAACCTAAAACGGAGGTAAAGGCTCCAACTGAGACAATAGAAAACGCTGAAGAGAAAATAGAAGAAAAAGAAATTGTCGCTGAAACTCCAAGGCAGGAAGAAGTTACAGCTTCAGCAACAGAAGAAAATCTTACTTCGCAACAAGCACAAGCAAAGAAAAAAAGAAAAAGAGTTCTCCCAAATCCTAATACGACTGAAGCTTCTGCTCAGGAAAGAACGGAAGTTCAAAAAAATACTGAGACTCAGAAATCTGCTTCAACAGAAGAAAAGCCAGGTAATTCTCCAGGTCAGGCAAGACCTCAAAAAGGCCATAATCATCCACAAAACGGTGGAAATTCTCATAAAAATCAGAACCCCAATCAAAATCAGAATTCAAACCAGGGTAATAACCAAAACCAAGGTCAGAATCAAAACCAGGGGCATAATCAGAACCAAAATCAAAACAGACATTCTGATAAACAGGAAGAACATCACGAGTCTAAAAAAGAATTCCATTTTGATGGGATGGTAAGTATAGAAGGTGTATTAGAAATTCTTCCGGATAACTACGGTTTTTTACGTTCGTCAGATTTTAGCTACATTTCTTCTCCGGATGATGTGTATGTATCTACTGCTCAAATCAGAAATTTTGGATTAAAGACTGGAGATACTGTAAAAGGTATCGTAAGACTTCCGAAAGAAGGCGAAAAATACTTTTCGTTATTAAAACCTACAGAAGTTAATGGACGTGATTTAGCATTTATCAAGGATAGAGTAGCTTTTGAATATCTGACGCCGCTTTTCCCTGAAGAAAAATTTAATCTTACAGGAAGCAATTCAACTATTTCTACAAGGATTGTAGATCTTTTTGCACCTATTGGAAAAGGACAAAGAGCAATGATTGTTGCACAGCCTAAAACAGGTAAAACAATGTTGCTTAAAGATATCGCCAATTCTATTGCAGCCAACCACCCGGAAGTTTATATGATGGTTCTTCTTATCGACGAACGTCCTGAGGAGGTGACTGATATGGAAAGAAGTGTAAATGCAGAAGTAATTGCTTCTACATTTGATGAAGCCGCAGAGAAACATGTGAAAGTTGCAAATCTTGTTTTAGCAAAAGCTCAGAGAATGGTGGAATGCGGACATGATGTGGTTATTTTATTAGACTCCATTACTAGACTGGCAAGAGCCTATAATACTGTGACACCAGCTTCAGGAAAAGTTCTTTCAGGAGGTGTAGATGCTAATGCTTTACATAAACCGAAAAGATTCTTTGGAGCAGCAAGAAAAATTGAAGGCGGAGGTTCTTTAACAATTATTGCGACAGCTCTTATCGATACAGGTTCTAAAATGGATGAAGTTATCTTTGAAGAATTTAAAGGAACCGGTAACATGGAGCTTCAATTGGACAGAAAAATTGCCAATAGAAGGATTTATCCGGCTATCGATCTTGTTTCTTCCAGCACGAGAAGAGATGACTTACTTCTTGATGAAGTAACTTCTCAGAGAATGTGGATCTTCAGAAAATACCTTTCTGAAATGAATCCTGTGGAAGCTATGGAATTTGTAAATAAAAACATCAAAGGAACTCTTAATAATGAAGAATTCCTGATGTCTATGAATAGATAG
- a CDS encoding DUF5689 domain-containing protein, with translation MNIKKYFSFVTGIAFAVISITSCVQKDDWETPPVKCMNKFPSPTITMADFKAQAPASGFILINTDQIFDGYVVSSDENGNFYKTISFQDKPENPTVGLQIEVDRSSNYADFPVGAHIRINAKGLRLGLDRGVVKIGSVDANFAIGRIPGIVLNRYLSGVCNGSGLDIATIKPVELANLKLAQNTDYLNILVKVPNVQFAVSELGKTYINYVGGAGVDTDRSIVDVTGNATVLRNSGFSTFGATVLPEGKGDLTFVVSRYTSSWQMLIRSLNDVKFTGKRFFFEGFDSGNLDNWFNVSVTGAQVWNIQQFGNPKPCVVMNGFAGGNNANEDWLISKPISLQGLASAALSFDTDVRYNGNPLEVFVTENYSGDPSTTVWVPLSAILDPDSGTFNTWTYSGDISLNAYVNKNITVGFKYTSTTSAAATWQLDNVRVVGN, from the coding sequence ATGAATATAAAGAAATACTTTAGTTTCGTGACAGGAATTGCTTTTGCTGTAATTTCTATTACTTCTTGCGTACAAAAAGATGATTGGGAAACTCCTCCAGTTAAATGTATGAATAAATTTCCCTCTCCCACCATAACAATGGCTGATTTCAAAGCCCAGGCTCCGGCAAGTGGTTTTATTTTGATCAATACGGATCAGATTTTTGACGGATATGTTGTTTCTTCTGATGAGAATGGTAATTTTTACAAAACAATTTCTTTTCAGGATAAACCGGAAAATCCGACGGTAGGACTACAAATTGAAGTGGACAGATCAAGCAACTATGCTGATTTTCCTGTAGGTGCGCACATTAGAATCAATGCTAAAGGTTTAAGATTAGGACTTGACAGGGGAGTAGTAAAGATAGGTTCCGTAGATGCTAATTTTGCTATTGGACGGATTCCAGGAATTGTATTGAACAGATATCTTTCAGGAGTTTGTAATGGTTCGGGATTGGATATTGCAACCATAAAACCGGTAGAACTAGCTAATCTCAAACTTGCTCAGAATACGGATTATTTAAATATTTTAGTTAAAGTGCCCAATGTCCAGTTTGCTGTATCGGAATTAGGTAAAACTTATATTAATTACGTCGGAGGAGCAGGTGTTGATACAGATCGAAGTATTGTAGATGTTACTGGAAATGCTACTGTTCTTAGAAATTCAGGATTTTCTACATTTGGGGCAACAGTGCTTCCTGAAGGAAAAGGAGATCTGACGTTTGTTGTAAGCCGGTATACTTCTTCTTGGCAAATGTTAATAAGGAGCCTTAATGATGTGAAATTTACAGGGAAAAGATTCTTTTTTGAAGGGTTTGATAGTGGAAACCTTGATAATTGGTTCAATGTGAGTGTAACAGGAGCTCAGGTCTGGAATATCCAACAGTTTGGAAATCCAAAACCTTGTGTAGTAATGAATGGCTTTGCTGGGGGAAACAATGCGAATGAAGACTGGTTAATTTCCAAACCAATTTCTTTACAGGGGCTTGCTTCTGCCGCTTTGTCTTTTGATACGGATGTGAGATATAACGGTAATCCTTTAGAGGTTTTTGTCACTGAAAACTATAGTGGAGATCCTTCTACAACAGTATGGGTACCGCTGTCTGCTATATTGGATCCTGATTCGGGCACTTTTAATACGTGGACGTACTCCGGAGATATTAGTCTGAATGCCTACGTCAATAAGAATATTACTGTTGGCTTTAAATACACATCTACAACATCTGCTGCTGCAACATGGCAACTGGATAATGTGAGAGTGGTAGGAAATTAA
- a CDS encoding DUF6146 family protein, translating to MKNLILILLIFFLPFSCSSQSNTKTDKEKSEIKPSKNDDGEWDITVIDTQYDYFLNAVAKPMNQYSESYLKSRNILLVNEWNSYFSSGKYRNVIESSISYDPKENYGLKFEYKLYQVFAYVNWKYGLRMNGLSGSDVTRQ from the coding sequence ATGAAAAATCTGATTTTAATTTTACTGATATTCTTTCTTCCTTTTAGCTGCTCATCACAAAGCAATACTAAGACAGATAAAGAAAAGTCTGAAATAAAACCTTCAAAAAATGATGATGGAGAATGGGACATTACTGTGATAGATACCCAATATGATTATTTTTTAAATGCTGTTGCCAAACCGATGAATCAATATTCAGAATCTTATTTAAAATCAAGAAATATACTCCTGGTCAATGAATGGAATTCTTATTTCAGTTCTGGAAAATACCGAAATGTGATTGAATCGTCTATCAGCTATGATCCGAAAGAAAATTATGGATTAAAGTTTGAATATAAGCTCTATCAGGTTTTTGCGTATGTAAACTGGAAATATGGATTAAGAATGAATGGTTTAAGTGGCAGCGATGTTACGAGACAATAA
- a CDS encoding RNase adapter RapZ, which translates to MLHIDIHSFSYKKGGIPKDETGNGGGFTFDCRGILNPGRLEEFKIQTGNDIGVQEFLENETEMPQFLELVKGIISINIDNYLSRGFENLQINFGCTGGQHRSVYSAIKIAEYIQKKYPEGTEISLHHDEQHQLNS; encoded by the coding sequence ATGCTACACATAGACATCCACAGTTTTTCATATAAAAAAGGGGGAATCCCCAAAGATGAAACCGGAAATGGAGGAGGTTTTACTTTTGACTGCAGAGGGATACTTAACCCAGGAAGGCTCGAAGAGTTTAAAATTCAGACCGGAAATGACATCGGTGTGCAGGAGTTTTTAGAGAATGAAACTGAAATGCCTCAGTTTCTAGAGTTAGTAAAAGGCATTATATCAATTAATATAGATAATTATCTTTCCCGGGGATTTGAAAACCTTCAGATTAACTTTGGCTGTACAGGTGGCCAGCACAGATCTGTATATTCTGCCATAAAAATAGCAGAATACATTCAGAAAAAATATCCTGAAGGAACCGAAATAAGCCTACATCACGATGAACAGCACCAACTCAATTCATAA
- a CDS encoding carboxypeptidase-like regulatory domain-containing protein, whose product MMKKLSLVSLFTLFPASFYFAQTTVFAYLKDADGKPIERAEVDLKGGGNDVEADKIGYFQFVDLAAGHYQIVITKSNYETKVMEFDVSGEEKRKDLGIITLYSNLSSSVDQGLAIIDSDGDDDNNQTSTVGLLQSSQDVFSRIAAFDLGFYWFRPRGIDGRAGETMLNGVSMIKSDNGNVDFGNWGGLNEVTRYPEIAVNHSPSEYSFGGNSSVIYKNMKSSEYRKGFQFTQSLTNRNYRNRTSLRYSSGMNKNGWAFTVMGARRWANEGIQEGTFYDAYSAYLGVEKKLSDQHSITFNFIGAPYRRSTASPSTQEVYDYRGVHYNSYWGYQDGKQRSERVRQGFQPIFQIQDFWKIGKQSSLWTSVSYQFGKDKSSRLDWQNVQNPSPTYYRNLPSYYDSLDPNASVPAGSGGIMTTVQDAYHTSLNAWTSGDPNITQLNWDNLYRRNSQQSAGTYYGQTGKRALYYLVNDVSDDKIFNVSTHFIHNFNDTAKFLLNVSYQNYRSELYREVKDLLGSDFVLNRDPFAATNQPGKSGLFNDGEQDVTKKVGDRMTYDYIFRRQEVKINPGLKFSVGKFDVFVSGLAGYSSSSREGLFNHYLYKDSKGKSADYNFWNYGLKGQAVYKLNGRNFFVYNGAYYSQAPYLEDLFINPRVNGSVAPNIKNMIINANDLSYIISSPFLKLRVTGYLVDTSNETMVQRFFADGIQLNNSDDQGNETLVQSAFVTQVMTDVKKRNMGAELGFDVKVTPTLSLQGLMSYGQFTYQNDPVTYFASDAAGVFSNGLSYMNLGKAYIKKYRQGGTPQHAYSLGFRYNSPKYWWFGANWNYFDENYLDPSALVRTESFVQNNNSSTPYYNLTESELRRVLQPNKLPSSFFINANAGKSWVIGKYYVLLSASVNNILNNKRYITGGFEQTRNAKFPSFVQDNDREFTLFGPKYWYTQGRSYFINLQFRF is encoded by the coding sequence ATGATGAAAAAATTATCATTAGTCTCTTTGTTTACTTTGTTTCCTGCATCGTTTTATTTTGCGCAAACAACCGTGTTTGCCTATCTGAAGGATGCTGATGGAAAACCCATAGAAAGGGCAGAAGTAGATTTAAAAGGGGGCGGAAATGATGTGGAAGCTGACAAAATTGGCTATTTTCAATTTGTCGATTTAGCAGCCGGCCACTATCAGATTGTAATTACGAAATCCAATTACGAAACGAAAGTCATGGAATTCGATGTTTCTGGTGAAGAGAAGCGAAAGGACTTAGGAATTATTACTTTGTATTCTAATTTATCCTCCAGTGTGGATCAGGGCTTAGCTATTATTGATAGCGATGGTGATGACGATAATAATCAGACATCAACCGTAGGATTACTCCAGTCATCTCAGGATGTGTTCAGTAGGATTGCAGCATTTGACTTAGGTTTCTATTGGTTTCGTCCCCGTGGGATCGATGGTAGAGCTGGCGAGACTATGCTGAATGGTGTTTCTATGATCAAATCAGATAATGGTAATGTAGATTTTGGAAATTGGGGAGGTCTCAATGAAGTGACCCGGTATCCTGAAATTGCAGTGAATCATTCCCCTTCTGAATATAGTTTTGGAGGCAACAGTTCTGTTATTTATAAGAATATGAAGTCCAGTGAATACAGAAAAGGATTTCAGTTTACCCAATCTTTAACCAACAGAAATTATAGAAACCGTACATCTTTACGGTACAGCTCAGGAATGAATAAGAATGGCTGGGCATTTACTGTAATGGGTGCAAGAAGATGGGCTAATGAAGGAATACAGGAAGGTACCTTTTATGATGCGTATAGTGCTTATCTGGGGGTTGAGAAAAAACTCAGTGATCAACACAGTATTACATTCAATTTTATAGGTGCACCTTACAGAAGATCAACGGCAAGCCCAAGCACGCAGGAAGTATATGACTATAGGGGAGTGCATTACAATTCTTATTGGGGATATCAGGATGGCAAGCAAAGGAGTGAAAGAGTAAGACAGGGATTTCAACCTATATTTCAGATTCAGGATTTCTGGAAAATTGGTAAACAATCAAGTCTTTGGACTTCTGTATCCTATCAGTTTGGAAAAGATAAAAGTTCGCGTTTAGATTGGCAGAATGTACAGAATCCATCACCTACCTATTATAGAAACCTTCCAAGTTATTATGATTCTTTAGATCCTAATGCCTCAGTGCCTGCAGGATCCGGGGGAATAATGACTACTGTTCAGGATGCTTATCACACTTCTTTGAATGCATGGACCTCAGGAGATCCTAATATTACTCAGCTAAACTGGGATAATCTTTACAGGAGAAACAGCCAACAATCTGCTGGAACATATTATGGACAAACCGGAAAAAGAGCTTTATACTATCTGGTCAATGATGTCAGTGATGATAAAATTTTTAATGTATCTACTCATTTCATTCACAACTTTAATGACACTGCTAAATTTTTGCTTAATGTGTCTTATCAAAACTATCGTTCCGAACTATACCGTGAGGTCAAAGACCTTTTGGGAAGTGATTTTGTTTTAAACAGAGATCCTTTTGCGGCAACAAATCAGCCCGGAAAATCTGGATTATTTAATGATGGTGAACAGGATGTGACTAAAAAGGTTGGAGATAGAATGACTTATGACTACATCTTTCGAAGACAAGAGGTGAAAATAAATCCGGGACTGAAATTTTCAGTTGGAAAGTTTGACGTATTTGTTTCTGGACTTGCAGGATACTCTTCCTCCAGTAGAGAGGGGCTGTTCAATCATTATCTCTATAAAGACTCTAAAGGGAAAAGTGCAGATTACAACTTTTGGAATTATGGTTTGAAAGGACAGGCTGTTTATAAACTGAACGGAAGGAATTTCTTTGTATATAATGGAGCTTATTATTCCCAGGCCCCCTACTTAGAAGACCTGTTTATTAATCCGAGGGTTAATGGTTCAGTAGCTCCCAATATCAAAAATATGATCATTAATGCAAATGATTTGAGCTATATTATTTCTTCTCCATTTTTGAAATTAAGAGTAACAGGATATTTAGTTGATACAAGTAATGAAACAATGGTGCAAAGATTCTTTGCAGATGGTATACAACTCAATAATTCTGATGATCAGGGAAATGAAACGCTGGTTCAAAGCGCATTTGTAACTCAGGTAATGACGGATGTCAAAAAAAGGAATATGGGAGCCGAATTGGGATTTGATGTAAAAGTTACCCCTACATTATCTTTACAAGGCTTAATGAGCTATGGACAGTTTACCTATCAGAATGATCCGGTTACTTATTTTGCTTCGGATGCTGCCGGTGTTTTCTCTAATGGTCTTTCTTACATGAATCTTGGAAAAGCATATATTAAGAAATACAGGCAGGGTGGAACTCCCCAACATGCTTATTCGTTAGGCTTTAGATATAATTCTCCTAAATATTGGTGGTTTGGAGCCAATTGGAATTATTTTGATGAAAATTATTTAGATCCTTCAGCATTGGTCAGAACAGAATCATTTGTTCAAAATAATAATTCTTCTACTCCTTATTATAATCTTACAGAATCTGAATTAAGAAGAGTACTGCAACCGAATAAATTACCCTCTTCCTTCTTTATTAATGCTAATGCAGGGAAATCCTGGGTGATTGGGAAGTATTATGTATTACTTTCTGCGTCCGTTAATAATATTTTAAATAACAAAAGATACATTACCGGAGGTTTTGAACAAACAAGGAATGCTAAATTCCCAAGTTTTGTCCAGGATAATGATCGTGAGTTTACTCTATTTGGACCAAAATACTGGTATACTCAGGGACGGTCTTATTTCATTAATCTACAGTTTAGATTTTAA
- a CDS encoding NDP-sugar synthase, which translates to MKALIFAAGKGTRLKPFTDHHPKALAKVNDVPLLERNIKYLKNFGITDFVINIHHFGNQIIDFLKENNNFNCNIEISDESQELLETGGGLIFARRFLDHGEDFLIMNADILTEININDLVSYHKKIKDFATLAVSDRESSRKLLFNDDLVLRGWLNVQTGEQRLAEFNKGFKALAFSGVHCINPSIFEKIKRKGKFSVMEEYLDLMQTEHIHGFVHDNVLIDVGRPESITEAEKYFK; encoded by the coding sequence ATGAAAGCTTTAATCTTTGCAGCCGGTAAAGGAACACGTCTTAAGCCTTTTACCGATCACCATCCGAAAGCACTGGCAAAAGTAAATGATGTTCCCTTATTAGAAAGAAATATCAAATACCTTAAAAATTTTGGGATTACCGATTTCGTCATTAATATTCATCATTTTGGGAATCAGATCATTGATTTTTTAAAGGAAAACAACAATTTCAATTGTAATATTGAAATTTCTGATGAAAGCCAGGAGTTGCTTGAAACCGGAGGTGGTTTAATTTTTGCTAGAAGATTCCTTGATCATGGAGAAGATTTCTTAATCATGAATGCTGATATTCTAACCGAGATAAATATCAATGATCTGGTTAGTTATCACAAAAAGATAAAAGATTTTGCTACTTTAGCTGTTTCGGATAGAGAAAGTTCAAGAAAACTGCTTTTTAATGATGATTTGGTTTTAAGAGGCTGGTTAAATGTACAAACCGGGGAGCAAAGGCTTGCAGAATTCAACAAGGGATTTAAAGCATTAGCTTTTAGCGGTGTACATTGCATCAACCCTTCTATCTTTGAAAAAATAAAAAGAAAAGGCAAATTTTCTGTTATGGAAGAATACCTGGATCTGATGCAAACAGAACATATCCACGGTTTTGTACATGACAATGTTTTAATAGACGTTGGAAGACCCGAATCTATAACAGAGGCTGAAAAATACTTTAAATAA
- a CDS encoding TIGR00730 family Rossman fold protein, with product MEIDGTKDESLINPEFDVNETKLQNSLRQKTWDEIITKDSWMVFKVMAEFVDGYEKLAKIGPCVSIFGSARLKPESKYYEMAVEIAEKITKIGFGIITGGGPGIMEAGNKGAFNAKGKSIGLNIDLPFEQHFNPYINKSYSMNFDYFFVRKVMFVKYSQGFVVMPGGFGTLDELTEAITLIQTNKIGRFPIVLVGSEFWNGLLEWFKATLLKEGMIAEDDLDLYRVVDTADEAVAHIKAFYDKYAVNVNF from the coding sequence ATGGAAATTGATGGAACTAAGGATGAGAGTTTAATAAATCCGGAATTTGATGTTAATGAAACAAAACTACAAAATAGTTTAAGACAAAAAACCTGGGATGAAATCATCACCAAAGACAGCTGGATGGTTTTCAAAGTGATGGCCGAGTTTGTTGATGGGTATGAAAAATTAGCAAAAATAGGACCCTGTGTTTCTATTTTCGGATCTGCAAGATTAAAGCCGGAGAGCAAATACTACGAAATGGCAGTAGAAATTGCTGAAAAAATAACAAAAATAGGCTTCGGTATTATTACAGGTGGAGGACCAGGTATCATGGAGGCTGGAAATAAAGGAGCTTTCAATGCTAAAGGTAAATCCATTGGCTTAAATATAGACCTTCCTTTTGAACAACATTTTAATCCCTATATCAATAAATCCTATTCAATGAATTTTGATTACTTTTTCGTAAGAAAAGTAATGTTTGTAAAATATTCTCAAGGATTCGTGGTAATGCCAGGAGGATTTGGTACTCTTGATGAACTTACAGAAGCGATCACCCTGATCCAGACAAATAAAATAGGAAGATTCCCAATTGTCCTGGTAGGTTCTGAATTTTGGAATGGCCTATTGGAATGGTTCAAGGCAACCTTATTAAAAGAAGGGATGATTGCCGAGGATGATTTGGATCTGTACAGAGTGGTAGATACCGCTGATGAGGCTGTAGCACACATTAAAGCATTTTATGACAAGTATGCGGTGAATGTGAACTTTTAA
- a CDS encoding superoxide dismutase translates to MSFELPKLGYAYDALEPTIDAKTMEIHYTKHHQAYIDNLNKAIEETDLAGKTIEEICKTGTDKPAVRNNGGGHFNHSLFWEILTPGGSNEPVGNVKSAIENYGGLEKFKTDFSDAAKTRFGSGWAWLVKNADGSVSVSSTPNQDNPLMPVADVKGTPVLGLDVWEHAYYLNYQNRRPDYVAAFFSVVNWDKVEELFNK, encoded by the coding sequence ATGTCATTTGAATTACCAAAACTAGGATATGCGTATGATGCATTAGAGCCTACTATTGATGCAAAAACAATGGAAATTCACTATACAAAGCACCACCAGGCTTATATAGATAATTTAAATAAAGCAATTGAAGAGACTGACCTAGCTGGAAAGACGATTGAAGAGATCTGCAAGACTGGTACAGATAAACCTGCAGTAAGAAATAACGGTGGAGGACATTTTAACCACTCTTTATTCTGGGAAATTCTAACTCCTGGAGGAAGTAACGAGCCTGTTGGAAATGTAAAATCAGCAATCGAAAATTATGGGGGTCTTGAGAAATTTAAAACTGATTTTTCTGACGCTGCTAAAACAAGATTCGGTTCTGGATGGGCTTGGTTGGTAAAAAATGCAGATGGTTCTGTTTCTGTATCTTCTACTCCAAATCAGGATAATCCATTAATGCCTGTAGCAGATGTTAAAGGAACTCCGGTATTAGGATTAGATGTTTGGGAGCATGCTTATTATTTAAACTACCAAAACAGGAGACCTGACTATGTTGCAGCATTCTTTAGCGTAGTAAACTGGGATAAAGTAGAAGAATTATTCAATAAATAA
- a CDS encoding endonuclease, with the protein MKKRILFFTFLFSALTFAQQGKIRKVATIGFLNVENLWDTIQSADYIDGTKAISNPAFHRSIPIDSIKFLEAEKYDGQWSDGLLKGKKVVRYQSGSGEFTPKSPKNYNTKVYKTKLANEAKVISELGSQYTKTAPAVVGLIEVENRQIIQDLIKEPALAKYDYGIIHYNSYDYRGIDVALIYQKRRFTVTNSLKKELKIFNENGKREYTRDILIVTGFLDNEKVAFFMNHWPSRRGGEAISLPKRNAAAALLKQQMDSVRAMDSTTKLFAMGDFNDDPVSTSLKNHLKAVGNPRDLNESVPYLNLMYPLYKKGVASLAYQDAPNLFDQIIVSKNLISEQVTKDYSVYKAEIYAPAYLVNKEGNYKGYPFRSWNGDQFTGGYSDHFPAFVVLQKEP; encoded by the coding sequence ATGAAAAAACGTATACTCTTTTTTACTTTTCTTTTTTCAGCACTAACTTTTGCACAGCAAGGGAAAATAAGAAAAGTAGCTACAATCGGTTTTTTAAATGTTGAAAACCTGTGGGACACTATTCAATCTGCGGATTATATTGACGGAACCAAAGCTATCAGCAATCCTGCATTCCATAGAAGTATACCCATTGATTCCATTAAATTTTTGGAAGCAGAAAAATATGATGGACAATGGAGTGATGGATTATTAAAAGGGAAAAAGGTAGTAAGATATCAAAGCGGATCCGGAGAATTCACTCCCAAAAGCCCCAAAAATTACAACACCAAGGTTTATAAAACCAAACTGGCCAATGAAGCAAAGGTAATTTCCGAACTAGGCTCACAATATACCAAAACAGCTCCTGCCGTTGTCGGACTTATTGAAGTTGAAAACAGACAGATAATACAGGATCTTATTAAAGAACCTGCATTGGCTAAATATGATTATGGAATCATTCATTACAACTCCTACGATTATAGAGGAATTGATGTCGCCCTCATCTATCAGAAAAGAAGATTCACCGTGACCAATTCTTTAAAAAAAGAATTAAAAATCTTTAATGAAAATGGAAAGAGAGAATATACAAGGGATATCCTGATCGTAACAGGATTCTTAGATAACGAAAAAGTAGCTTTTTTTATGAATCACTGGCCTTCCCGAAGAGGAGGAGAAGCAATTTCATTACCTAAAAGAAATGCTGCAGCTGCTCTTTTGAAGCAGCAAATGGATAGTGTAAGAGCGATGGATTCTACTACAAAACTTTTTGCAATGGGAGACTTTAATGATGATCCCGTCAGTACAAGCTTAAAGAATCATTTAAAGGCTGTCGGGAATCCCAGGGATCTCAATGAAAGTGTACCTTATCTAAACCTGATGTATCCTTTGTATAAAAAAGGAGTTGCTTCTCTGGCATATCAGGATGCTCCGAATTTATTCGATCAGATCATAGTCTCTAAAAACCTGATCTCTGAGCAAGTAACCAAAGACTATTCTGTTTATAAAGCTGAAATTTATGCCCCTGCTTATCTGGTCAATAAAGAAGGAAACTATAAGGGGTATCCGTTCAGGTCCTGGAATGGTGATCAGTTTACCGGAGGGTATAGTGATCACTTTCCGGCATTTGTAGTTCTCCAAAAAGAACCCTAG
- a CDS encoding DUF6702 family protein, which produces MKKLLYISGILTFFVLMSFMYVDFFSSMTKVDYIDGSKTLKFTTKMNTNHISDAIKINPNTAGFEAEVKKYVNNNFDVYVNGSPKTITFTGSQVSGETVWVYFETGGVSDINTLKIKNTILLSAFPKQSNIVTVSYKGSQKVMNFQRGKEVNEVSF; this is translated from the coding sequence ATGAAAAAACTTTTATATATATCAGGAATTTTAACATTTTTTGTGTTAATGAGTTTTATGTATGTAGACTTTTTCTCTTCAATGACCAAAGTTGATTATATTGATGGAAGCAAAACATTGAAGTTCACCACGAAAATGAATACAAATCATATTTCCGATGCGATCAAAATAAATCCTAATACTGCAGGATTTGAAGCAGAAGTAAAAAAATATGTAAATAATAATTTTGATGTGTACGTCAATGGCTCTCCAAAGACAATAACATTTACAGGAAGTCAGGTAAGCGGAGAAACTGTATGGGTATATTTTGAAACAGGAGGTGTTTCGGATATCAATACCTTGAAAATAAAAAATACGATTCTTCTAAGCGCTTTTCCAAAGCAGAGTAACATTGTTACCGTATCTTATAAAGGAAGTCAGAAAGTAATGAACTTCCAGCGAGGGAAAGAAGTGAACGAAGTTTCTTTTTAA